A stretch of DNA from Anopheles ziemanni chromosome 3, idAnoZiCoDA_A2_x.2, whole genome shotgun sequence:
TCCGTGCTTTCCACACCGCTGAGAATCTGCTCGATGCCGGCCGCTCCGACATTGTCTCCAGCATGTTCAACACCTGCGACGATATCGACGCGGAGAATTCGCTCCAGGTTGAGCTGTTCCTGCATCTGATGGTGCTCTCGCTTGAGCTGTCCATGTTTGACGACTACGATCTCGAGAACTTTGAACGCGTGTGCGATCAACTGACAGACGATCAGTACGAAACCCCTATGGAAGCTTTGGCGGCTTTCTTGAAGAACCGCTATGTCGAGATACGCGATTGCTTTGATCTGTCATTTGAGAACTTCATCTCGATCCTCGGCGAGACCGACATCAACGCCCCGCAGAACCTCGAGTATGGACTGCGCCAGTTGAACTATCACGTCTGCACCGAGTTCGGCTACTTCCAGACGGCTCAGTCGCCCTACCAGCCCTTCGGGTCCAAGGTTGGCTACGACCTCTTCCTGCAGGAGTGCGCAGCCGTTTTCGGCGAATGGCTCACCCAGGACATCATCTACGAGGGTGTGCGTCTGACGAACTTCCACTACGGCGCAACGGACCCGCGCACCACGAACGTGCTGTTCACCAACGGTGGCATTGATCCATTCCGACGTGTCTCGATCACCTACTACCAGAACCTGTTGGCCAATGCGCGCGTAACACCGGCCGCCTTCTTCACCGAGGATATCCGCTCCATCAGCGGCTACGATTCAGCGGAGATGCTCGAGACCAAGCACATGGCCGAGGAGTACATCTCCTCTTGGCTCGGATCGCAGATCAGCCCCTTCCGGAagtaaatttcctttttttctgtagACATATCCCGTATTTCCTTTCACGTCTGTATCCACCTGTCCACGCGCCTGACGTATTGCGTCATGGAAGCCGGGACAACTGAGAAATACCTGTACCATTAAACCATAAACGCTGATAAAGCCAATCAAACCAACGTTCACAATCGATTGTTTGTTCTTGTTTGCCATTTCCGATTTCCCTTTTTGCGCCTCTACCCGATTGCCTTCAATGTTTAGGGTATTTATTGGCCTTTCGAGCTTCTGATAAACGAGCTGAACGCTTTCGGTGTTTCTAGTCCGTCAACCAGTTGAGATTAGCGAATATTCGATAAGCGAACACATAACACCTGCACGTTTGCGTATGAATAGGACGAGTTTGAGGCCGGACTCGGACATCAAGGCGTGTCTGGCGGTGACGAGTATCGGATTTCAGGAAAGCAATAAATGATTATTTCCATGAAGGCCGGATAGGAAGGTTGATGAGATTTCCTATTTAGTTAGGTAGATTAGAGAATTAAATTTCAGCAGGAATTAATTATCTTAATAATACACTTTCCGATAACGTATAAATGTCGGCGGAGGCAGATCATAGGTAGGTAAACTAAGTAGTTGCTTGGAGTCCCGAGCTTTCGTGGTCCCCTTACTTTTTGACcatatttttctaattttattgttggaattaatttttgttattattgttggaattatttttatatttacttaTCTTATCAAATATGAGAATTACGCAACTGAATTATCTCGATTGTGTTTTGATGAGAATAAGTTCACCAAACGTCACCTTTTTGTGTTGTGGTTTTGggataaaatacaaaatatttgattaaaaatgtgCGGTTATTCTAAATTGAAATTCtgcaaattttgaaataaaagctTTAAAGTTGATTGTATATTTTTGAGACCTTCAACTTATAGCTGCTTATGGTCCCTAGAATGCTTTATACACCTCAATAGGTTGCCGCCACATACATTCCAGTTTGTTCTTATTTATCTTCATAATGCTCATAAAACATATCAGCGACAAAAATGCCATATACTACTCTAACTAAGAGAATATAGGTTATGGCAGTAAGTACTTTTAAGTTTTCGTTAAATAATCTTTTCAGATACTTATATATTCAGTAGCAACCTCTACTTAAAAACATTGAGGGATTTAGAAGACTAGCTTTGTTTTAGCCTGTTGCCTTATTaaagttaattttattatatcaaGATATTTCATTGGAGGGGCATGTTTCTGTTGATCGCAGTCTTGAACTTTAGCATATGATGTAATGAAGACTATAATGCAGTGCGGAACGCTAGATGCTCATTGGTTAATTCTAGGCACAGTTTAGATTTGTTCGTATTGAGGATAACAAGTGTGGgatttaattaaatgcgtttttaaagaattttgtttttaagtttattttttgcagcaaaaataatatcgaacacattttaaaacacCGTCAAAGGTTATCAAGGAACAGTTTATTCTATTGAACAATCGTTGaaccatatttttaaaatcaaccATTGAAAAATATACAGAAAACTGTCCTACCACTACGCCTGATTGTATGCAATTGGTAAGcttaaatgtttgaattttattgtTATACTACCGATACACATACGTTTTTCAGACAGCAACTTTCAACGTCTACGATTGACGTTTTCGCCAATTTATTATGAAATATCCTAAGCAGATTTCGTAAGAAAGCTAATCAAGAGGGCGATAAGCCCATAGACGAAAACGATAAAATAGATCATTGGTGCAATCAAAGGGTGAGAAGAGCCTAAGTAATGGGTGACTTAGATGGCAAACAAGTATGGGACAGGTTTGATCAAGTTGAGGGCCATGTTAGTTTGTCAGCCGGTTAGGCCTGCAGCGTATGATAAGGGAATATTATTTATGCAATTCATCTTTTCTACCATAAAGAATATCCTCTTATCATGCGGACTCTTTAAACAACTCATGGTAACTGATCACCGGTCATGCGAATTGGTAATAATTATCTCAATCGGAAATATGAGCACATGACCACGGTCAATATCTGCTCGTCCATCTTCAATAGCCAGCTGACAGAGGTTTCCTGCGCTACCATAGCAGATCGGTTCGTGTAGTAAGTTTTAACCCTTCATTCTGAAAGGACAGTATGGGTCGAAGTGCGTTGTTGTTCTTGGCAACTGTTGCCACGGCTTTGATTGTGTTTGCCTCTGCTAAATCTGTCAATCCAGCAAAATCTTTACCGCATCTGCTCGACCTCTTGCATCCCCGGACGGATCATCTTGTTCCTCGAGACTATGTGTCCACCCGTTCCGAGGCGTTACGCTTCCGCACGCGTGTAGATCATTTCAATGTGCAAAATAGGGCCACCTTCGAGTTCAATTACCTATCGAACGATGAGTTCTACCGACCGGGAGGACCTATCTTTATCTTCGTCGGTGCAAACACACCTCTTAACGGATACTTCATTGAAAATGGGTTGTTTCACGATATTGCCCGGAGGGAGGATGCTTGGCTGTTCAGCAACGAGCATCGGTACTACGGACATAGTGCCCCGGTTGAGTGAGTATCATGCAAGtaaaagttaataaaaatatccGCACCGTACACTGAGCCACAAGTTAATCGGTTAACTGCTTATTCAATTTGCAGAAATTATTCCActccaaacatgcgcttcctgACCGTCGAGCAGGCTCTAATTGATTTGATCGAATGGATCTACCATCTGCGCAACGAGGTGGTAGGTGATCCGAACGCCAAGGTTATTTTGCATGGGCTCGACTACGGAGGAGCCCTCGCGATCTGGGCGCGCCAACGCTTCCCGAACCTTATTGATGGTGCCTATGGATCGGCCGCATCCGTAATCGCCAAGGTAAACTTCTTCGAGTATGGTGAGGATATGGGAAACACCATTCGGACGTTCGGTCACGACGACTGCTTCGGTGTTATCTGGCGCGGGTTCCGTACGGCCGAGAACCTGGTGGACGCTGGGCTGTATGATCGTATTTCCGAGATGTTCCGATCGTGTGAGCCACTGCAAGGGTCTGATCCACTCTCGGTGGAGACGTTCTTCTTCTCACTTAAGAATTCTTTTGAAGCGGAAATATTTGGTCAGGCGACCTATGATGCAGTTGCACAAATGTGCGCTGAGCTAGAGGCTGACCCGGCTGAAACGGCTCTAGAAGTGCTGGCGAACTTCTTTGGGCGAAGGTATGCTGC
This window harbors:
- the LOC131284449 gene encoding putative serine protease K12H4.7, giving the protein MGRTKSLPHLLDLLHPRTDHLVPRDYVSTRSEALRFRTRVDHFNVQNRATFEFNYLSNDEFYRPGGPIFIFVGANTPLNGYFIENGLFHDIARREDAWLFSNEHRYYGHSAPVENYSTPNMRFLTVEQALIDLIEWIYHLRNEVVGDPNAKVILHGLDYGGALAIWARQRFPNLIDGAYGSAASVIAKVNFFEYGEDMGNTIRTFGHDDCFGVIWRGFRTAENLVDAGLYDRISEMFRSCEPLQGSDPLSVETFFFSLKNSFEAEIFGQATYDAVAQMCAELEADPAETALEVLANFFGRRYAALDCVPYDFESLVQGGLNEEVDFPTNSDFGIRQRLYQLCTEFGWFLTSSTGDSPFGTRITYRYFIDTCRAVFGDWMTQDIVYEGVRLTNLHFGADDPRVTNVVFVNAEFDPTRLLSITNYTNIFANAFVIDRAVVALDWMTPNENDPEAIQRIQREIEYYINLWVTDGFGPRSG
- the LOC131288143 gene encoding putative serine protease K12H4.7; protein product: MKLPIVLLLAVVVVSVAVAKTVPKKSSLPLELVARMVGNFPQEPKAPEGYVRNPRTVEGRFTSRRNHFDPQDRNTFEFNYLTNDQYYREGGPLFVVVGGHRPINPYFMENSHFRDVAALQGAFLATNEHRYFGTSSPVEDYSAENLRFLRTEQVLFDLIEWIDFLKREVMNNPNARVILHGYGYGGAIASWARQRFPNIIDGAWVSSATVRATVNFNEFVEDVGNTIRIKGSTECHNAIFRAFHTAENLLDAGRSDIVSSMFNTCDDIDAENSLQVELFLHLMVLSLELSMFDDYDLENFERVCDQLTDDQYETPMEALAAFLKNRYVEIRDCFDLSFENFISILGETDINAPQNLEYGLRQLNYHVCTEFGYFQTAQSPYQPFGSKVGYDLFLQECAAVFGEWLTQDIIYEGVRLTNFHYGATDPRTTNVLFTNGGIDPFRRVSITYYQNLLANARVTPAAFFTEDIRSISGYDSAEMLETKHMAEEYISSWLGSQISPFRK